The bacterium sequence GACGGGACGCGGCTGGCCTTCGGGACCGATACCGGAAGCCGCGAAGGATTCGTCTGGGTGGCGACGCTCGAGCGCCGCTAGACCGGCGTGGGGCCGGCGGGCCGGCGCGCGAAGATGTACGCCCGCCGGCTCTGGTACTCGACCTGCGGCGCATACGGCCCGCGCTCGACGAGATCTTCCACGACGAGACCGGCGAGCTCCAATTCGCGCCGTATCGCCGGCGGCTCGAAGAACAAGAACTCCAGGTCAATCGGCCGGCCCCACAATTCGCGCTCGCGGAGCGTGTCGCGTCCGGCATGCAGCGCGAGCAGCAGCAAGCCGCCGGGCCCCAGCACGCGCGCCATCTCCCGGAACACCACGGGGAGCGAGCCGGCCGGGATGTTGACGATCGCGTAGAAGGCGGCGATTCCGGCGAGCGCGCCGTCGGGAAGATCGAGCGCGAGCATGTTGCCTTCGCGGAAGGCGATGTCCGGGTTGAGCCGCCGCGCCTCCGCGACCATGCGCGGAGAGAGATCCAGGCCGAACACCGCGGCGCCGGCGTCGCGCAGGTAGCGGGCGACCTGCCCGGGCCCGCAGCCCATGTCGCACACCTCGCCGCGTCCCGCGACATCGGCGGCGAAGCGGTCCAGCAGGCGCCGATCGAGCGGCTTGTCTCGCAGCTCGTCGAAGAGGCGGCGGGCATACTCGTCCGCCACGCGGTCGTAACTTTCGCGGATCGATCGCAAGATGCGCTCGGCCACGCAGAGCCTCCCGGACGCCCCCGCGGGGGGGCGCCGCCCGCGCCGTCATTGTACTGCCTTGACACAATCTCCGGCCGGCGAGACAATGAACCGGTAATGATGGGCGGCGGCCCCGCCAGCCATGTGGCGGGGCCGTGGCACACGTGTGGGGGTGAACCGAGTGCCGACCTACGAATACCGCTGTCCGCGCTGCGGGCATCAGTTCGAAGCGAGGCACGCGGTGAACGCCGCGCCGCCGAAATGTGAGCGGTGCGGCCGCGCGGTGCGGCGGGTGTTCACACCGGTGGGGATCATTTTCAAAGGCACAGGCTGGCATATCACGGACTACCGCAAGACCCCGGCGCCGGTTGAGGGCGAGACGAAGAAAAGCGAGTCCGCCGCGTCCGGCAAGGCCTCCGGCGACGGCGGAAAGAGCGGCTCCGCGGCCGCGGACGGCGGCAGCAAGTCGAGCGACGGCAGCACGTCGAGGGGCGGCACGAAGTCCGACGGCGCGCGATCGAAGCCCGCGTCGCGA is a genomic window containing:
- a CDS encoding FmdB family zinc ribbon protein, coding for MPTYEYRCPRCGHQFEARHAVNAAPPKCERCGRAVRRVFTPVGIIFKGTGWHITDYRKTPAPVEGETKKSESAASGKASGDGGKSGSAAADGGSKSSDGSTSRGGTKSDGARSKPASRAGGGRSGS
- a CDS encoding class I SAM-dependent methyltransferase, which codes for MAERILRSIRESYDRVADEYARRLFDELRDKPLDRRLLDRFAADVAGRGEVCDMGCGPGQVARYLRDAGAAVFGLDLSPRMVAEARRLNPDIAFREGNMLALDLPDGALAGIAAFYAIVNIPAGSLPVVFREMARVLGPGGLLLLALHAGRDTLRERELWGRPIDLEFLFFEPPAIRRELELAGLVVEDLVERGPYAPQVEYQSRRAYIFARRPAGPTPV